The following coding sequences lie in one Tichowtungia aerotolerans genomic window:
- the rpoB gene encoding DNA-directed RNA polymerase subunit beta translates to MAERKNFGKLTDIIEAPDLIELQTNSYLDYLQQGVAPSRRKKIGLQAVLSEAFPVESYDGQIALDFVSYDIKEPTMSYVECLREGETFSAPLYVTFRLRENEDIREDTLFMGEIPLMTERGSFVINGAERVIVSQLHRSPGICFERSTHANGSYLYSFRIIPDHGSWVETQFDTSDLLYVYLDRKRRRRKFLASTFLRALGYGSDEEILDLYYTTETFSLSKRISDESDLVDLVLKDDAVDSDSQSVIGRRYDALTLDMIERMKLAGYKSVEVVNVSWDEGLFLKTIQKDMTRTVDEALKDLYQKLRPGDPPTTASARQMLKRLFFDETRFSLSRVGRYKVQQKLGTKSNALTLDKEDVVEAIRHLINIRQGHGMLDDIDHLGSRRIRTVGELLEGQCRVGLARIQRLVKERMTIFDTTVDRLTSQKLINPKALSAVIKDFFGRSQLSQFMDQTNPLSELTHKRRLSALGPGGLNRDRAGFEVRDVHSSHYGRICPIETPEGPNIGLISSLGTFARINEYGFIVTPYRKVTNGKVSKQVEWLTADKEEVFVIAQANAPLNDDGTFQNDRVMVRAKGDFIEVEPSEVELMDVSPKQVVSIAAGLIPFLEHDDANRALMGSNMQRQAVPLMVADRPYVGTGIEERLARDSRVLVISDIAGKIAYVSADKIVVSKTGEMPTKKTPKDEYVEYSLRKFMRSNAGTCLNQKPIVEKGQKVTAGQVLADGPATDQGELSLGRNVTVAFMPWCGYNFEDAILISEKLVKEDVYTSIHVEVFECGARDTKLGPEEITRDIPNVGEDALKNLNHEGIIEIGAEIKPGDILVGKITPKVETELAPEERLLRAIFGEKAADVRDTSLRATSGSHGIVMDVKVSSKNKHAKESSSSSAKKSSDADVKKRQKEIEERYKSSVHELTEDLTEALSNILLGEKIPLDVMNMETGDVIIPANRKITKTLLRKLAANYEHIEIDPSPIRIKIMSIIDNFRNKFSEAESDKQRNMDRADSGEEVDEGIIKQVKVYVACKKKLSVGDKMAGRHGNKGVISRILPEEDMPFLEDGTPVEIVLNPLGVPSRMNVGQVLETHLGWACKHLGIHAATPIFDGISEAEIRQMMEDAGLSKDGKTVLYDGRTGEKFEQRVVVGTIYMLKLHHLVTEKIHARAVGPYSLVTQQPLGGKAQYGGQRFGEMEVWALEAYGAAHALQEVLTVKSDDLAGRTRIYESIVKGENVLDAGRPESFNVLIKELQGLGLNFEVKAAEEEESAFPGYL, encoded by the coding sequence ATGGCTGAGAGAAAAAACTTTGGAAAACTGACTGATATTATCGAAGCTCCCGACCTGATCGAGCTTCAAACCAATTCATACCTGGATTATCTCCAGCAGGGGGTCGCTCCGTCTCGCCGGAAAAAAATCGGCTTGCAGGCGGTGCTTAGCGAAGCCTTTCCTGTGGAGAGTTATGACGGTCAGATTGCTCTTGATTTTGTAAGCTACGATATCAAAGAGCCGACTATGTCTTATGTGGAGTGCCTGCGGGAAGGGGAAACTTTTTCGGCACCGCTTTATGTAACGTTTCGTTTGCGTGAAAACGAAGATATCCGTGAAGATACGCTCTTTATGGGTGAGATCCCGTTGATGACGGAACGTGGAAGCTTTGTGATTAATGGAGCTGAACGTGTTATTGTCAGCCAGCTGCACCGTTCCCCCGGAATCTGTTTTGAGCGCAGCACGCACGCTAATGGATCCTACCTTTACTCTTTCCGTATTATTCCTGACCACGGATCCTGGGTGGAAACCCAATTTGATACTTCTGATTTGCTTTATGTTTATCTGGACCGGAAACGTCGCAGGAGAAAATTCCTGGCTTCGACGTTCCTGCGCGCGCTGGGGTATGGATCCGACGAAGAAATTCTGGATCTCTATTATACAACTGAAACATTCTCTCTGAGCAAACGGATCAGCGATGAATCGGATCTAGTTGATTTAGTCCTCAAAGATGATGCGGTTGACAGCGATTCTCAGTCTGTGATTGGGCGTCGTTATGATGCGCTGACCCTGGATATGATCGAACGCATGAAACTCGCCGGCTACAAGTCGGTTGAGGTTGTCAATGTTTCCTGGGATGAAGGTCTTTTCCTGAAAACCATTCAGAAGGACATGACTCGCACGGTTGATGAAGCGTTGAAGGACCTGTATCAGAAGCTGCGTCCCGGCGATCCGCCGACGACCGCGTCCGCCCGCCAGATGCTGAAACGTCTGTTCTTTGATGAAACCCGTTTCAGTCTCAGTCGTGTCGGTCGCTACAAAGTGCAGCAGAAACTCGGCACAAAATCCAACGCGTTGACTCTGGATAAAGAGGATGTCGTGGAAGCAATCCGTCACCTGATCAACATTCGTCAGGGACACGGAATGCTGGACGATATCGACCATCTTGGAAGTCGCCGTATTCGTACGGTCGGCGAACTGCTCGAAGGGCAGTGCCGTGTCGGTCTGGCTCGTATCCAGCGCCTCGTTAAAGAGCGCATGACCATTTTTGATACAACGGTTGACCGCCTGACGTCCCAGAAACTGATTAATCCCAAAGCGCTGTCTGCAGTGATTAAGGATTTCTTCGGTCGTTCTCAGCTCAGCCAGTTTATGGACCAGACCAACCCGCTGTCTGAGTTGACGCACAAACGTCGTCTTTCAGCGCTCGGCCCGGGCGGACTGAATCGTGACCGTGCCGGCTTTGAAGTGCGAGACGTTCACAGTTCGCACTACGGTCGAATCTGTCCGATTGAAACTCCGGAGGGTCCGAACATCGGTCTGATTTCCTCACTGGGAACTTTTGCCCGTATCAACGAGTATGGGTTCATTGTGACTCCGTACCGCAAAGTGACCAACGGGAAAGTCAGCAAACAGGTTGAATGGCTGACTGCGGACAAAGAGGAAGTCTTTGTTATCGCTCAGGCCAATGCTCCGTTGAATGACGACGGAACCTTCCAGAACGACCGCGTTATGGTTCGTGCCAAAGGGGACTTCATTGAGGTTGAGCCGTCCGAAGTGGAACTGATGGACGTGTCTCCGAAACAGGTGGTGAGTATTGCTGCCGGACTGATTCCGTTCCTTGAGCACGACGATGCGAACCGCGCGCTCATGGGATCGAACATGCAGCGCCAGGCTGTTCCGCTGATGGTTGCTGACCGTCCGTATGTAGGAACAGGTATTGAAGAGCGTCTTGCTCGTGACTCCCGTGTGCTCGTTATTTCGGATATCGCGGGTAAAATCGCTTATGTTTCCGCGGACAAAATTGTCGTTTCCAAGACCGGTGAAATGCCGACGAAGAAAACGCCGAAAGACGAATACGTCGAGTATTCACTGCGTAAATTCATGCGTTCCAATGCCGGAACCTGCCTGAACCAGAAACCGATCGTGGAAAAAGGCCAGAAGGTGACTGCCGGACAGGTGCTCGCTGACGGACCGGCTACCGATCAGGGAGAGCTTTCTCTGGGTCGCAACGTCACGGTGGCCTTCATGCCGTGGTGCGGATACAACTTTGAGGACGCGATTCTGATCAGTGAAAAACTGGTGAAAGAAGACGTTTATACCTCTATTCACGTTGAAGTGTTCGAATGCGGCGCACGTGACACCAAACTCGGCCCCGAAGAAATCACTCGTGATATTCCGAACGTTGGAGAAGACGCACTGAAAAACCTCAATCATGAGGGAATTATTGAAATCGGTGCGGAAATCAAACCGGGCGATATTCTGGTCGGTAAGATTACTCCAAAAGTGGAAACCGAGCTGGCTCCGGAAGAGCGCCTCCTGCGCGCGATTTTCGGTGAAAAAGCGGCAGACGTGCGGGATACCTCCCTGCGTGCGACCAGTGGATCTCATGGAATTGTGATGGATGTCAAAGTGTCGTCCAAAAACAAACACGCCAAGGAATCTTCATCCTCCTCTGCGAAGAAGAGTTCGGATGCTGACGTCAAAAAACGTCAGAAAGAGATCGAAGAGCGCTACAAAAGCTCTGTTCACGAACTTACGGAGGATCTGACTGAAGCGCTTTCAAATATCCTTTTGGGTGAAAAGATCCCGCTGGATGTGATGAATATGGAAACCGGCGATGTGATTATCCCGGCGAACCGTAAAATCACCAAAACGCTTTTGCGCAAACTGGCAGCCAACTACGAGCACATCGAAATTGACCCGAGCCCGATTCGGATCAAAATCATGAGCATCATCGATAACTTCCGCAACAAGTTCTCGGAGGCGGAGTCTGATAAACAGCGCAACATGGATCGCGCGGACAGCGGTGAAGAGGTCGACGAAGGTATCATCAAGCAGGTAAAAGTTTATGTGGCCTGTAAGAAAAAGCTTTCGGTGGGTGACAAAATGGCTGGACGTCACGGTAACAAAGGGGTGATTTCCCGAATCCTTCCGGAAGAGGACATGCCGTTCCTTGAGGATGGGACTCCGGTGGAAATTGTACTGAACCCGCTGGGTGTGCCGTCTCGAATGAACGTCGGACAGGTTTTGGAAACACATCTCGGATGGGCCTGTAAGCATCTTGGAATTCATGCTGCAACTCCGATTTTTGACGGGATCTCCGAAGCCGAGATTCGTCAGATGATGGAAGATGCCGGCCTGTCCAAGGATGGTAAAACGGTTCTGTATGATGGCCGTACCGGTGAAAAGTTTGAGCAGCGCGTTGTGGTCGGAACCATTTACATGCTGAAACTCCATCATCTTGTGACGGAGAAAATCCATGCTCGTGCTGTGGGACCGTATTCTCTGGTGACGCAACAGCCGCTGGGCGGAAAAGCTCAGTACGGTGGACAGCGTTTCGGGGAGATGGAGGTCTGGGCTCTGGAAGCATATGGAGCCGCTCATGCCCTGCAGGAAGTGCTCACCGTTAAGAGTGACGACCTCGCCGGCCGGACACGCATTTATGAGTCCATCGTGAAAGGTGAAAATGTTCTGGACGCCGGTCGTCCGGAATCATTCAACGTACTCATTAAGGAACTTCAGGGGCTGGGCCTCAATTTCGAGGTGAAGGCCGCGGAAGAAGAAGAGTCCGCCTTTCCGGGATACCTTTAA